A single genomic interval of Helicoverpa armigera isolate CAAS_96S chromosome 22, ASM3070526v1, whole genome shotgun sequence harbors:
- the LOC135118472 gene encoding uncharacterized protein LOC135118472 — translation MYRFVVFCALVALVSANTQVSRCVNHSGALPDSTNIEGCTRPPCVLPQLQDAVIHLNFRAPRAIRSMRTLATADLGVISIPYNLGQNSVTCNFLTNANCPVSANQSLRYTLRMPIEPFFPVGTQVTVEFRVVDQDNGAVVCLRVPIRIAPPRA, via the exons ATGTACCGCTTCGTAGTATTCTGCGCTTTGGTCGCTCTCGTGAGCGCTAACACACAAGTTAGCCGat GCGTGAACCACAGCGGCGCTCTCCCCGACAGCACGAACATCGAGGGCTGCACCAGACCGCCGTGCGTGCTGCCGCAGCTGCAGGATGCCGTCATACACCTCAACTTCAGAGCAC CTCGTGCCATCCGCAGCATGAGGACTCTGGCGACCGCGGACCTCGGCGTCATCTCCATCCCGTACAACCTGGGACAGAACTCCGTCACCTGCAACTTCTTGACCAACGCCAACTGTCCCGTGTCTGCCAACCAGTCTCTGCGGTACACTCTGAGGATGCCTATTGAGCCTTTCTTCCCAGTG GGTACACAAGTGACAGTTGAATTCCGTGTGGTGGACCAAGACAACGGTGCCGTGGTGTGCCTGCGAGTACCCATCCGCATCGCTCCTCCGCGCGCCTAG
- the LOC110375592 gene encoding luciferin 4-monooxygenase yields MEEFSYKNEIIDNYFNEFTSRIVSETGIASDKYHIGKIVLQSLKDDPEFVMQIDGATGESETNGSILRRSIKCATAFKNLGLKTGDVIVIMAPNHLDQAVPFYAAMFLGIATSPIDRTLGVYELKHTLNISKPKMIFCQSQKVQDVQKAVELLGLDAKVVSFDSSPATITLTEMMEKHGESIAVEDFRAADFDPEETIGYLISTSGTTGLPKSAIVTHKNMATSGIYICSFAKKFPPTRSALLVAPLQWLSSLLSYILSPYYKYTRIQTSNEVTSDHTLELIERYKPTFMIISPTMMTTLVKAAKKANADLSSFEVLYLGGSAVPRNLVEELRKMLSPTATVVDVYGMSEIGSLTFESASSPIGSSGRPLAHLQYKLVDIDSGEEITQPFKRGELWLKSPGGVKGYYNNPEATAEVLSEDNWFKTGDMMYRDERWNFYFVERIKLLLKYRNYQISPVEVENVILKHPSVQDVAVTSIPDEECGDLPVACVIVRPGAQVTAQEIKDLVKEKLTDTKQLRGGVIFLNELPLTTSTKLHRRKLKEIAFERLKGQAAA; encoded by the exons ATGGAGGAGTTTAgttacaaaaatgaaataattgataattattttaatgagttcACGTCTCGAATTGTATCGGAGACCGGGATAGCTAGTGATAAGTACCATATCGGCAAAATTGTGCTGCAGAGTTTGAAAGATGATCCTGAGTTTGTTATGCAG ATTGATGGAGCAACAGGCGAATCAGAAACCAACGGCTCAATATTAAGGAGAAGCATCAAATGCGCGACTGCTTTCAAGAACTTGGGGCTGAAGACTGGTGATGTCATCGTTATCATGGCACCTAACCACCTGGATCAAGCTGTTCCATTCTATGCTGCTATGTTCCTTGGCATCGCTACTTCTCCTATTGACAGGACTCTTGGagttt ATGAATTGAAGCACACATTAAACATCAGCAAGCCCAAAATGATATTCTGTCAGAGTCAAAAAGTGCAAGATGTACAAAAAGCTGTTGAACTCTTGGGTCTCGACGCTAAAGTCGTCAGCTTTGATAGCAGTCCTGCCACCATTACTTTGACTGAAATGATGGAGAAGCATGGAGAAAGTATAGCCGTTGAGGATTTTAG AGCTGCAGACTTCGATCCTGAGGAAACAATAGGATACCTGATATCGACGAGCGGAACCACTGGGCTGCCCAAATCCGCCATTGTTACACATAAAAACATGGCGACCAGCGGAATTTATATATG tTCTTTCGCCAAGAAGTTCCCTCCAACACGTTCAGCGCTCCTGGTGGCTCCCCTGCAATGGCTGTCTTCTCTCCTCAGTTACATTTTATCACCGTACTATAAATATACGAGGATACAGACCTCTAACGAGGTCACTAGCGACCACACACTTGAGTTAATTGAAAGATATAAG CCAACTTTCATGATCATCAGCCCAACGATGATGACTACTTTAGTGAAGGCAGCTAAAAAGGCAAACGCAGATCTATCCAGCTTCGAAGTATTATACCTGGGAGGCAGCGCCGTGCCCAGGAACCTTGTTGAAGAATTAAGG AAAATGCTATCTCCAACTGCAACAGTAGTCGATGTCTACGGAATGAGCGAGATTGGTTCCTTAACATTTGAAAGCGCCAGTTCACCTATTGGGTCTTCTGGGAGACCGCTCGCACATTTGCAATACAAG ctgGTCGATATAGATTCTGGCGAGGAAATAACACAACCTTTCAAGCGTGGAGAACTGTGGCTTAAAAGTCCTGGTGGTGTCAAG GGATATTACAACAACCCCGAAGCTACAGCGGAGGTATTATCTGAAGACAATTGGTTCAAGACAGGCGACATGATGTACAGAGACGAGAGATGGAACTTCTACTTCGTGGAGCGCATCAAGCTGCTGCTCAAGTATAGGAATTATCAG ATATCGCCAGTGGAAGTAGAAAACGTGATTCTGAAGCACCCCAGCGTCCAGGACGTGGCGGTGACCAGTATACCTGATGAGGAGTGTGGAGACCTGCCCGTGGCTTGTGTCATAGTACGCCCAGGGGCTCAGGTCACGGCTCAAGAGATAAAGGACTTGGTAAAAG AAAAACTGACAGACACCAAGCAACTGAGGGGCGGAGTGATATTCTTGAATGAGCTACCACTCACCACCTCCACCAAGTTGCACAGAAGGAAACTCAAGGAAATTGCTTTTGAAAGACTGAAAGGACAAGCGGCAGCATag
- the LOC110375605 gene encoding uncharacterized protein LOC110375605 — MERDGNNKTSDVGTSDDADSRGAVNALILDYYKKFGRKRDLEQYFSLSTAQSDIKDTSGVFWRKMKSENDSSDSGGRKSDSSHEVCRISIRCAVPEQSSSQEDEPQPKSDSPQTQSPPIIIEEMPANVSRHTDDDSFNYDDNNSHKSLDVLLDLSAHKPHSPTSSITSQRKLEWDSLADVGYANESDRKTSASSLSTLERLALKQQYTNNDTKQDIGPPTAHSTPLDENDSKSKGKKGIGKKTTKIYKKDVDFVEVNVPHTSDTGHPPSINVNLTKHISFNVERDGGVTVDNVKNDISVSPEKVPLDNDPAPSLGSDKQMQTSLTKEKSPSVDEIPKAVNPYNQKIPIMICLNTLRKRLRRKKSKNLRRKLRIKKSTVSNIELPSLEKSGEQVSEAESFEYMPGHMYNQNQNQMKDSGRRPDNSTAGNKSSLESTGPSTTESSKGSKHSLTKDLEKCVDLLKVTLQDPDNDGTTKKRLIKDIVHRLVNAKYRDDDTPTEFLSGISFNSKIIGVPENVTTTSTSDANATENYSNKKPKKSILRNDKFNPNAVASTSQSAPNLFSGRSEKVSTNLMKTMHSTDSDVSSRGKTSSENAFPKTSSEELYLKYLEALRREEAYKRHLKDKELFLKQKLVSSETAFKVPIRTESKISSRLKDLMKDLTRNNYDDGSGDASKLEGGSSNMNFETLNAIRNQRSHSVFTLSSSHSECQKRPNLKKKMQTEREVDEAGPSKHHYCCCPHHYLNSKVAYSDSSVQVNIKSCEDTTNEKPCQTKPKPITVIENRKKAESPRSARVVPDSVTGEIKYVCLCNGRQVSCSDVGDSFMIYKCSKLTNRGVQLEDPSRLYNTGVQCGSVKQKKIDDKIELIQSPCQINTESSSSDNTSKARRHSKSSQTNMVVNMCMGYGRYCNSSSSSDAKNLCGTSTKCIVSVNSPKEYATVHEATRCLQTEISINPQISDPTLSDINIINDCDCAQLISEMRKKIHKSDSAKTFTDVCTNSVSEKLLITSEGSGSAQEVKTFNSIDDKESHLLCTVAGRKYHLPILDTNMTLTLNLEEANRFKDPEYVNQGIGTEKVSNIDEAISVNEECKSTQCTCEYCPNQSNKRVVCVKDASVSIKSCMLAKKNNNFNTFPKKEAVPKEKTPFKRSNTDEGKLSICSCIQTVTVPMRDAQTYNNQPDDSNYALETQVSTAENGCQADPIKENVSTEVSEQSDKATPTSSQHQHENVVVFNIKTDKIDDAIKPDSKNFGNRKDLTFERKDLRGSFDAIKPDSKNIGNRKDLTLERAEVIGNFDAIKTDSKNIGSRKDSTLERADDRAKDARRNFDTIQSDSKNIGSRKDSTLERAEVRAKDARRNFDAIQTDSKNIGSRKDLTLERSEVRAKEVRGNFDAIQTDSKNIGSRKDLELERAEGRAEEVRGNFDAIQTDSKNIGSQKDLTLERADDRAKDVRGNLKDIDIKTSNVSTKSIGVVTMDEKKVDGSSIACQTDAPTNEKQFGNSEIKIDSRENSNNNILRQETCCYQVNCPKNNVKGPVIEMIQDITRRYSKTDLGKVKKKKCVSEIMTVLNYLLETEDSTDPEPKTCCSTTTTTKSSSEKSKTTKMSVGECVSDRFVDKSVQLSCKKACKDNNVGTESSDLPCSSDQPTTSSDSAACRVLNKIKKECEKYHQKVKCKGRKCEVSSSTSVNCEKCKKVHHCACRYHKCKRSKTFEKLQKKCIAYNLIIQTSESMLSEETVCENKSRALKNIIVKVPKRKGKNEVPYKTEFISPPCSPKRSPRGCNKSKSGPIESETSEEYARRVELATVREYLEQNRPDFVQNTEERRHCLKFISAKRADERASKRNLLSLHVEQQPDLTSLNSDELRQLAQKIGLDLRKKKPAPKFLSEREMKKHSERIYKTLPEVVQKKEEKKKENIKKTNLLMANMFKKNLQKQALRGAVSLSNYSTVIKI, encoded by the exons CATTAGATGTGTTGTTAGACTTATCGGCACACAAACCACATTCCCCTACCAGTAGTATCACTTCTCAACGGAAACTAGAATGGGACTCCCTGGCAGATGTCGGGTATGCTAACGAAAGTGACCGTAAAACATCAGCTTCAAGTCTCAGCACTTTAGAGAGACTAGctttaaaacaacaatacacAAACAATGACACTAAACAAGATATAGGACCTCCTACTGCACATTCCACACCTTTGGATGAAAACGACAGCAAATCTAAAGGAAAAAAAGGTATAGGAAAGAAAACTACAAAGATATACAAGAAAGATGTTGATTTTGTTGAAGTTAATGTACCACACACTTCAGATACAGGTCATCCTCCGTCTATCAATGTTAATCTTACTAAACATATATCTTTTAATGTGGAACGGGATGGTGGGGTTACAGTTGATAATGTTAAAAACGACATTAGCGTATCTCCTGAAAAAGTGCCCTTAGACAATGATCCTGCTCCAAGTTTGGGTTCGGATAAACAAATGCAAACTTCATTGACCAAAGAAAAATCACCCAGTGTGGATGAAATACCTAAGGCGGTTAATCCGTACAATCAAAAGATCCCCATAATGATCTGTTTGAACACATTGCGCAAGAGATTGAGAAGGAAGAAATCAAAGAATTTGAgacgaaaattaagaataaaaaaatcgaCTGTATCAAATATAGAACTTCCATCTTTAGAGAAGAGTGGCGAGCAGGTGTCTGAAGCAGAGAGTTTTGAATATATGCCTGGACATATGTATAATCAGAATCAGAATCAAATGAAGGACAGTGGACGAAGACCTGACAATAGCACAGCCGGTAACAAGTCCAGTTTAGAATCCACTGGTCCGTCTACTACAGAGTCCAGCAAAGGATCAAAGCACTCTCTTACAAAAGATCTAGAAAAGTGTGTTGACTTATTGAAGGTTACTTTGCAAGACCCTGATAACGACGGCACTACAAAGAAAAGGTTAATCAAAGACATAGTGCACAGATTAGTTAATGCAAAGTATAGAGATGACGATACTCCCACCGAATTTTTATCTGGAATCAGTTTTAACAGTAAGATAATAGGTGTACCAGAAAATGTCACTACAACAAGTACATCAGATGCTAATGCTACTGAAAATTATTCCAACAAAAAGCCAAAGAAGTCTATTTTGAGGAACGATAAATTTAATCCTAATGCAGTTGCTTCTACATCGCAAAGTGCACCAAACCTGTTCAGTGGTAGAAGTGAGAAAGTGAGTACTAATTTAATGAAGACAATGCACTCTACTGACTCGGATGTGTCTAGTAGAGGAAAGACATCTTCGGAAAACGCATTCCCTAAAACCTCATCTGAAGAATTGTATCTCAAATATCTGGAAGCTCTAAGGCGCGAAGAGGCGTACAAAAGACATTTAAAAGATAAAGAATTGTTCTTGAAGCAGAAGTTGGTAAGTTCGGAAACTGCATTCAAAGTACCTATACGTACAGAGTCCAAAATTAGCAGCAGACTGAAAGATTTGATGAAAGACTTGACTAGGAATAATTATGATGATGGGTCAGGTGACGCTAGCAAATTAGAGGGAGGTTCCTCTAACATGAACTTTGAGACGTTAAATGCAATCAGAAATCAAAGAAGTCACTCTGTATTTACTCTTTCCTCAAGTCATTCGGAATGCCAGAAACGGCCGAATTTGAAGAAAAAGATGCAGACCGAAAGAGAGGTAGATGAAGCCGGTCCAAGTAAACATCATTACTGTTGCTGCCCCCACCATTATTTAAACTCTAAGGTGGCTTACAGTGACAGCTCTGTGCAGGTGAACATAAAATCGTGTGAGGATACTACGAACGAAAAACCTTGTCAAACGAAACCCAAGCCAATAACGGTAATTGAGAACAGGAAAAAAGCTGAGTCTCCAAGAAGCGCTCGAGTGGTTCCGGACAGCGTGACGGGTGAAATTAAATACGTTTGTCTTTGTAATGGGAGGCAAGTCTCTTGTTCAGATGTTGGTGATAGTTTCATGATTTACAAGTGCTCTAAGTTAACCAACCGTGGAGTGCAGCTCGAGGACCCATCAAGGCTGTACAATACAGGTGTGCAATGTGGAAGTGTGAAGCAAAAAAAGATTGACGATAAAATTGAGCTGATACAATCACCCTGCCAAATAAACACAGAAAGCAGTAGTTCTGATAACACTTCGAAAGCTAGGAGACATTCAAAGTCATCCCAAACTAATATGGTTGTCAATATGTGTATGGGTTATGGCAGATACTGTAATTCCTCTTCTAGCTCTGATGCTAAGAACCTCTGTGGAACTTCAACTAAATGTATTGTGTCGGTAAATAGTCCGAAAGAATATGCGACCGTCCACGAGGCTACCAGATGCCTACAAACTGAGATCAGTATTAACCCTCAAATTTCTGATCCCACGTTATCTGatatcaatataataaatgaCTGCGATTGCGCGCAATTGATATCAGAGATGCGAAAAAAGATCCACAAGTCGGATTCCGCAAAAACTTTTACCGACGTGTGCACCAATAGCGTCTCAGAAAAGCTTCTTATTACATCTGAAGGGAGTGGGTCTGCACAAGAAGTGAAGACTTTTAACTCAATAGACGATAAAGAGTCGCACTTACTATGTACTGTAGCTGGAAGAAAATATCATCTACCTATTCTAGACACGAATATGACTCTCACTCTCAACTTGGAGGAAGCTAATCGTTTTAAAGATCCTGAGTATGTGAACCAAGGCATCGGCACAGAAAAGGTATCGAATATAGATGAAGCTATATCGGTTAATGAGGAATGCAAATCTACACAATGTACGTGCGAGTACTGCCCCAATCAAAGTAATAAGAGGGTCGTCTGTGTGAAAGATGCATCTGTTTCTATTAAAAGTTGTATGTTAGCAAAGAAGAACaataatttcaatacatttCCGAAAAAGGAAGCAGTACCTAAAGAAAAAACACCATTTAAAAGATCGAACACAGATGAAGGTAAACTATCAATATGTTCATGCATTCAAACTGTAACGGTACCGATGAGGGACGCCCAAACGTATAATAATCAACCTGATGATAGCAATTATGCGTTAGAGACGCAAGTCTCTACTGCCGAAAATGGTTGCCAAGCAGACCCGATCAAGGAAAATGTTTCAACTGAAGTCAGTGAACAATCGGATAAGGCAACGCCTACCAGCAGCCAACATCAACATGAAAATGTTGTCGTGTTCAACATCAAAACTGACAAAATAGATGATGCAATCAAACCTGACTCAAAAAACTTTGGAAACCGAAAAGATTTAACATTTGAACGTAAAGACTTAAGAGGAAGTTTTGATGCAATTAAACCTGACTCAAAAAACATTGGAAACCGAAAAGATTTAACACTTGAACGTGCAGAAGTTATAGGAAATTTTGATGCAATCAAAACCGACTCTAAAAACATTGGAAGCCGAAAAGATTCAACACTTGAACGTGCAGATGATAGAGCTAAAGACGCTAGAAGAAATTTTGATACAATCCAAAGTGACTCTAAAAACATTGGAAGCCGAAAAGATTCAACACTTGAACGTGCAGAAGTTAGAGCTAAAGACGCTAGAAGAAATTTCGATGCAATACAAACTGACTCTAAAAACATTGGAAGCCGAAAAGATTTAACACTTGAACGTTCAGAAGTGAGAGCTAAAGAAGTTAGAGGAAATTTTGATGCAATCCAAACTGACTCTAAAAACATTGGAAGCCGAAAAGATTTAGAACTTGAACGTGCAGAAGGGAGAGCTGAAGAAGTTAGAGGCAATTTTGATGCAATACAAACTGACTCTAAAAACATTGGAAGCCAAAAAGATTTAACACTTGAACGTGCAGATGATAGAGCTAAAGACGTTAGAGGAAATTTAAAGgatattgatattaaaacgTCTAACGTTAGTACCAAGAGTATCGGTGTAGTGACTATGGATGAGAAAAAAGTCGATGGTAGTAGCATAGCATGTCAAACAGATGCCCCAACAAATGAAAAGCAGTTTGGAAATTCTGAAATTAAAATAGACTCACGagaaaatagtaataataatatactacGACAAGAAACATGCTGCTACCAAGTCAATTGtccaaaaaataatgtcaaaggTCCAGTCATTGAAATGATACAAGATATCACTCGACGCTACTCAAAAACCGATTTAGGCAAGGTTAAAAAGAAGAAATGTGTCTCAGAAATAATGACTGTTCTGAATTACCTTCTTGAGACAGAAGACAGTACAGATCCAGAACCAAAGACATGTTGCAGCACAACTACGACTACTAAATCGAGTTCGGAAAAGTCCAAAACGACCAAAATGTCTGTGGGCGAATGCGTTTCAGACAGATTTGTCGATAAAAGTGTCCAACTTTCTTGTAAGAAAGCTTGTAAGGACAATAACGTTGGCACCGAGTCGTCCGACTTGCCTTGCTCCTCAGATCAGCCTACGACATCCTCGGATTCTGCCGCTTGTAGAGTGCTCAACAAAATTAAGAAGGAATGTGAGAAATACCACCAGAAGGTCAAATGCAAGGGCAGAAAATGCGAAGTTTCTAGCAGCACATCAGTCAACTGCGAAAAATGCAAGAAAGTGCATCATTGTGCTTGCAGATACCACAAGTGTAAGCGATCTAAGACATTTGAGAAGTTGCAGAAGAAATGCATTGCTTACAACCTGATTATTCAGACATCAGAGAGTATGTTGAGCGAGGAGACAGTTTGCGAGAACAAGAGTCGTGCTCTTAAAAATATCATTGTGAAAGTCCCGAAACGTAAAGGAAAGAACGAGGTTCCTTATAAAACGGAGTTTATATCGCCTCCCTGTAGCCCAAAACGTAGTCCTCGTGGTTGCAATAAGTCAAAAAGTGGTCCCATTGAGAGTGAGACTTCTGAAGAGTATGCTAGAAGAGTTGAGCTGGCCACGGTTCGGGAGTACTTGGAGCAGAATCGTCCAGATTTCGTGCAGAACACAGAGGAGAGACGGCATTGCTTGAAGTTTATTAGTGCAAAGAG AGCCGACGAGCGTGCTTCCAAACGGAACCTGCTATCATTGCACGTGGAACAACAGCCCGACTTAACCAGTCTCAACTCCGATGAACTGCGACAACTGGCACAAAAGATAGGACTCGACTTGCGAAAGAAAAAAC CTGCCCCAAAATTTTTAAGTGAACGCGAAATGAAGAAGCACTCTGAAAGGATATACAAAACGTTGCCAGAAGTAGTTCAAAAGAAAGAGGAgaagaaaaaggaaaatatcaAGAAGACCAATTTGTTGATGGCCAATATGTTTAAAAAG AATCTCCAAAAGCAAGCGTTACGTGGAGCAGTATCTCTGTCCAACTATAGCACAGTTATAAAGATTTGA